The DNA segment TTTACCTAAAGCTTGGCATAAGGCTCGCACCCCTTCATGGGCGGAGACACGCACGGCGATAGAATCAAACTCACCACATAAATAGCGCGAAACATGCGGCTTAATCGGCATAACAAAGGTAAAGGGGCCTGGCCATTTAGAAAAGGCAAACTCGAGTTGCTCGGCGCTCAACTGTGACTCATCGACATAATCCACTAATTGGGAAAACTCGCTCGCCACTAAGATAAGCCCCTTCTGCCAAGGACGTTGCTTTACCGCGAGTAATTTTTGGATGGCGGTGTCGTTGTCTGGATCGCAGCCCAAACCATAAACGGCTTCAGTGGGATAAGCGATAACGCCGCCGTTAAGCACTATGTCTTTAATTTCAGATGGGTGCAGCTGTAACATCTTAATATCACCTTATGAATTGAATCGATTTCTACAAACACGTTTTGGCTTTTTTAGCGCTTGGCCACCCCATCCGTGGTCGATGGGGATTATACCCAAGGGTGTTTATACGACCAAATCTTTAGAACCAGATCACACTAAAGCGCGCGTTTGTATTTACAGCTTTTTTGGGGACATTCTAAACGCATCCCCGCGGCTCCTTTGCGCTCGACTAAAATACCAAAGCCACAACTCGGGCAAGTTTCGGCAACGGGGGGATAATTCACGATGAATTTGCATTTGGGATACGCACTGCAGGCATAAAAACTCTTACCAAAACGGCTGGTACGATGCTCTAGCTTGCCAGTTTTGCATTCGGGGCATGCCACCTCAGGTTTATCGCTCTCCTGATCTGGCCTTTCTATGTGGGTACAACTGGGATATTGAGTGCAACCGATAAAGATACCAAAACGCCCCGATTTAACCGCCAACTCATGGCCACACGCGGGACACTTGGAACCTTCAATCACTTGGGTTTCAATCGATTCATGCTGCACTAAGGGACGGGTATATTGGCAGGTGGGATAGTTGTTACAACCAATAAAACTCCCATGTTTGCTATGTTTTACCGACAACTCGCTGCCACACTCTGGGCATAGCTCGAATTCTTTTTCCAGTGCGTGCTCATGGGCACTAAATAGTTGTTCATCGATCTTAGACATAATCATTACCACCAGTCATTGCGTCTAATCCGCAGATAACTCACCACACAGGTATTAACAAGCTTATGGCATCAAAAAAGGAGGGCTAGCCTCCTTTCTCATTATTCATCACATCGCAACGCTTAAGAATGTAGCCGACCTTCTTCAGGCTGCTCAAAAATTAAATCTTCCATTTGCTCATAGGCGGACTCATGGCCGGGCGCATTAAAGAGCACCATCAGAATCACCCACTTAAGATCTTCGAGGATCAAGGCAGGCTCATCGAGCTCCATAACTCTGTCGATTACCATCTCACGGGTTTCGACATTCAGCACTTTCACTTGCTCTAAAAATAGCAGGAATCCACGGCATTCCACGTCCAGCTTTTCCATTTCTTCTTTGGTGTAAATCCGAAATGAATGCTGATCATGATTGCACAGGTAAGGCTTATCCCCTTCCTGCAACTCAGCCAGACGCTCCAACCAAGTTAAGGCTTTCAAAATCTCTGACTGGTGAAAACCAGCACGAGTGAGTTCCTTGGTTAACTCGTCTTCATCCACTAACAGTTCAACTTCACTGTGAACATAGTTTTCAAATAGATACATGAGGATATCGAACATGGCTAGCTCCTCTTTACTCTGACGTAACCACCGGGTACTGCAACAACCCAACCTTGCAACTCAAGTTCAAGCATTTGTTCTAACACCAGATCTATCGTTTTCCCACTATGTTCAACTACAGCATCAATTGTTGTAGTTTCATAACCTACACTAGCTAACAGCGATGAAAATGGCAAATCACAAATCTCACCTTGCTGTATATGGTGGCGAGTGTTGACTTCTTCAAGGTGAAACGCCGTCATACTTACCAGCTCTTCCACTATATCGGCCGCACTCTCCACAAGTTTTGCCCCATCCCGTAATAAATCATGGCAGCCTTGATGAAAGCCGCCGAGAATCGAGCCCGGAACCGCAAAGACCTCACGCCCCTGCTCCATGGCCAACCTAGCGGTGATGAGCGAACCACTCTTACGGCAAGCCTCTACCACCAGCGTACCTAAAGAAAGACCGCTAATAATGCGGTTTCGTTTCGGGAAATTGCCCGCAAAAGGCCCGATATCCGGCCAAAACTCGCTTATTATACAGCCTTGGTGCTGAATATCCTCATAAAGCTGCTTATGTCGACGCGGATAAATAATATCAATCCCGGTTCCGAGCACCGCAAGCGTTCTGCCTCCGTGGTCAACACAGGCTATATGGGCCGCACCATCAATCCCCATCGCCATGCCACTGCAGATACTAAATCCTAGCGCGGACATCTCTCGAGCTAACTGATAAGCAACCTGTAATCCACCGGGAGACGCATTACGGCTCCCCACTATCGCAAGCGATGGGAACAACAGCGCCTCAACACATCCTTTGATAAATAAGACGCTTGGAGGATCGGGTAACTGTTTGAGTAATGGAGGATAAAGGGGATCGGTAAAACAAACGAGGTGGTGTAGTTCAGACTGCTGTTGCCATTCGAGGGCGACATCGACCCTTTGATAATCAATGACTAAGCTATGGAGTAGATTGTCAGACAAAGGGAGCGAGTGTCTCTCATGCTCCAATCTTTGCCTGAGGTCGTCCACATCCATGTGCGTTAATAATTGTTGTGTCCGAGCGGGTCCTAGCCCAGATACCGCATTAACAATTAACCAATCGACCAAATGTTCAGGGATTATTCACCTCTAAAGGCTAAGGAGTCTGGCGCAATTAATTTATCGTCGACACGTACAGAACGTTCAGTCGAGACAATCAAACCTAAGCTCGCTTTATCAAACACTTTAAAGACTAAGAGTTTGCCATGGTAAATATCGGGCATCTTGATGGCGCGATCTGACGACAGTGACGCCACCACATTGTCATAGGCGGTGCGCTCGGCTGCGGGTACGGGTTGACCATCGTTATTAATCACAATTTCTTCGCCATCGCGGTAAATGGAGAACACTTCACCCGGCTCAACACCATCCTGTGTGCCTTTATCTAAGTACACCACATTGAGCTTACCCGCCTCGCGCATGGTGGATTCAATCGCTAGTACGGTCGCCGGCGTCTTAAGCTCGGCAGGTTTTGGCGTAAAATAGGCTGACATCAAGGCTTCGTCTTCCATAGGTAGCACCCTAAAACCCGCCTTGGTTTCACGGTAGTTACTGAGGATTTTAACCTTAGACACTTTGCCTGATTCAATCACTTGGCCGGTAGACGCCAGAATCGCTTCTTGTCCTAAGGCTTCGCCCGTTTGTTTGTTGAAGAAGTCACGACCGCGTTCATACATACCCAGCTTTTGGTTTAAAGGCAGTTCGCTATCGATATAAATCACATCACCAACCACATGGTGACGTGAAGGACTCTCACCCGCGAGCACCATAGGTTGCTGTGCAAACCAGTCGGCATCGACCACACGGTTTTGCACCAGATAGTTTTGGATTAACGCTAAATCAACCGCAGGCACCGCATTACTCTTAGCAATCACGCGTCCCTCAGGGGTTTTGCGAATATGGGGTTTTCCCTCGTTAGCGCCATTACGCACTAATCGGGGTTGACCATCGATAAAGACTAAAGTGAGCTGATCGCCGGGATAAATTAAATGAGGGTTAGCAATCTGGGGGTTAACATCCCATAAACGTGGCCACTTCCAAGGGTCATTTAAAAAGGTTGCCGAGATATCCCAAAGGGTATCGCCCTTCTTTACCACATATGACTCGGGATGCCCTGCTTTCAGCGTGAGAGTATCAGCGGAAACCAACGTGCAATTAAATGTCATTAACGCAAGTAAAATTAGCCGTTTCATGGTGCGGTCCATGTTGTTTAGCTCTTAAATCGAGCTTTTACTGTTATTGATAGGCACTAAAGATTAAAATTAGCCCATTAGCCTCAGTCAGTATAACCAACTGATTGAGATTTGACAGACTTGTTAAGAGTTTAAGTATGGCACTATTAAAAGTTTTACGCTTTCCCGATGAAAGATTGCGAACTCAAGCGACCCCGGTCACAGAGTTTACTGCTGAGTTGCAAACGCAAATCGATGATATGTTCGAGACCATGTACCAAGAAAAAGGCATTGGTCTGGCAGCAACCCAGGTCGACTATCATAAACAACTGATCGTGATGGATTTACAAGACGAGGTCGATCGTCCTAAAGTCTTTATCAATCCCGAAATTATTGCCAGTAGCGGTGATTTCTGTAACGAAGAGGGTTGTCTGTCGGTCCCCGGTATCTATGCCAAGGTCGACCGCGCCGAGTTTGTTACCGTCAAGGCACTGGATAGACACGGTAATGAATTCACCGTTGAAGCCGATGAGCTTTTTGCTATTTGTATTCAGCATGAAATGGATCACCTGAAAGGTAAGTTATTTGTCGATTACCTGTCGCCATTGAAGCGCCAACGGATCAAACAGAAACTTGAAAAAGCGGCCAGACAGGACGCAAAATAAGCATTAGGATCAGATTTGAAACCACTCAATATCATCTTCGCCGGAACACCGGATTTTGCCGCTCGCCATTTACAGGCGCTGATCAACTCACATCACAATGTGATTGCCGTCTACACTCAGCCGGACAGACCCGCAGGGCGCGGTAAAAACTCACCGCCAGCCCAGTTAAAGAGCTCGCAGTCAGCCACGACATTCCGGTTTATCAGCCAGGCTCACTACGTAAAGAACCCGCGCAGCAAGAACTTGCCGCCCTCAATGCCGATATTATGGTAGTAGTCGCCTACGGATTGATTCTGCCAAAAGTGGTGCTCGACACGCCGCGTTTAGGCTGTATCAATGTTCACGGTTCTATTCTGCCACGCTGGCGCGGTGCAGCGCCGATTCAACGCGCGTTGTGGGCCGGCGATAAAGAAACTGGCGTGACTATCATGCAAATGGATGTCGGCCTAGATACCGGCGACATGCTGCTGAAAACCTACTTGCCGATTGAAGATGATGATACTTCCGCCACCCTTTACGAGAAGTTAGCTCTGCAAGGGCCAGACGCGCTACTGCAAGCACTCGAAGGTTTAGCCAACGGCACCCTAATGGCTGAAAAACAAGATGAAGCCTTAGCGAACTACGCCGAAAAACTCAGTAAAGAAGAAGCGAGACTCGATTGGAGCAAATCTGCGACCCAGTTATGGCAAGAAGTCCGCGCCTTCAATCCTTGGCCTGTGAGCTATTTTGAGCACCAAGGCAATACCATCAAGGTGTGGCAGACCCAAGTCAGTACCACCAGCAGCAATGCAGCCCCGGCACTATTATCAGCGCCAGTAAAAAGGCATTGAAGTCGCCACTGGCGATGGTGTGTTAACTCTACTCAGCATGCAATTACCCGGTAAGAAACCACTCAGCGTGGCCGACATACTCAACGCCCGCGGCGACTGGTTTACCCCAAATACTCGTCTAAATAACGAGGCGCAATAATGATGAACTTGCGTGCACTGGCGGCCAAAGCCATCTTCGAAGTCTTAGAGAAAGGCGTGTCACTTTCAGTAGCCCTGCCAGAACAGCAAAAGCATCTTGCCAGTGGTAAAGATAAAGCCCTGCTCGCAGAGCTCTGCTACGGCGTGATGCGCACCTTGCCGCAGATCGAAAAACGCGTGGCCGAGTGTTTGGCTAAGCCGCTGAAAGGTAAGCAAAGGATCATCCACCAGCTATTAATCGTTGGCTGTTATCAACTTTACTTCACCCGCATTCCAAGCCACGCCGCCATCTCCGAAACCGCCGAGGCCTGCCGTCAGTTAAAATTTGAGGGCATGGTAAAGGTCGTCAATGGCGTGCTGCGTAATATTCAGCGCCAATTAACGCCGCTGAGCACTGAGTCGGAGACCTTAAGCTACAACACGCCGGGCTGGTTAATTAAGCGCTTAAAAGCCGCCTATCCCGATAATTGGCAAGAGATTATCCAGCAAAGCCATGAGCGTCCACCCATGTGGTTACGTAACAATCGCCTCTCCCAAAGCCGTGATGAATATCTTGCCGCCCTGAGTGAGCTAGAGATAGAAGCGAGTGCTGGCCTCAGTGATGATGCCATACTGCTGGCCCATCCTAAGGATGTGGCGACATTGCCGCGCTTCCACGAAGGTGCGGCATCGGTACAAGATGGCGCCGCCCAATGGGCCGCGACCTTACTGGCTCCGCAAGCCAACGAACTGATCCTCGATGCCTGCGCGGCACCGGGCGGCAAAAGCTGCCATTTACTCGAACTTGAACCCAGCATCCAACTGGTCGCCGTCGATTTCGATGCTAAACGTCTCGAGCGCGTGCAACAGAACCTTGACCGTTTATCATTAAAAGCGGAAGTTATTCATGGCGATGCGGCCAACATCGACTCATGGTGGCAGGGCGAACAGTTTGATCGTATCTTACTCGACGCGCCTTGCTCGGCGACGGGCGTAATCCGCCGTCATCCCGATATCAAGTGGTTACGCAAAAACCATGACATCGAAGAACTGGCTGAGCTGCAAAGACAAATTCTCGATCACTGCTGGAAGTGGCTCAAACCCGGTGGCACACTCCTGTATGCAACTTGCTCTATTTTGCCGCAGGAAAATCGAGACCAAATTAGTGCATTTTTAGCCAGAACCGCAGATGCTAAGCTAGACACACTTGCCCAGCAGGCTTCAAGCCAAGATATTGGTTGGCAAATCACGCCGGGACAACACAACATGGATGGGTTTTATTACGCCCGTTTATTGAAAGCGACCCATTAGGAAGTAAGCAAGGCCATGAAAATTATCATATTAGGTGCGGGTCAAGTCGGGGGAACCTTGGCCGAAAATTTGGTGGGTGAAAACAACGATATCACCATAGTCGATAGCGACAAATCCAGATTACGCGCCCTGCAGGATAAATATGACCTTCGCGTCGTGGCGGGCCACGGTGCCCACCCCGATGTACTGAAAGAGGCTGGCGCCGAAGATGCCGACATGCTGATTGCAGTGACGAACAGCGATGAATGCAACATGGTTGCCTGCCAGATGGCCTACAGCCTATTTGGTACACCGACTAAAATCGCCCGTATTCGTTCCGAACCTTATCTGGCGATGCGCGATAAATTATTTATCGACAGTGAAACCAAAAATAGTGAGGGGCGCCCTCGCGGTGGTTTTGTGATCGATGAACTTATCGCACCTGAGCAGTTAGTGACCGCTTACATTCAACGTTTGGTTGAATATCCCGGTGCGCTGCAAGTGCTCGAATTTGCCGAAGGCCGTTTAAGTTTAGTTGCGGTTCGCGCCTATTACGGCGGCCCTTTAGTCGGTAATGCCTTGGCCGCGCTTCGCGAGCATATGCCAAATATTGATACCCGGGTGGCGGCGATTTTCCGCCAAGGTCGCCCTATCATGCCCCGCGGTACGACTATTATCGAAGCCGATGACGAAGTGTTTTTCGTGGCCGACAGTCGCCATATCCGCGCGGTGATGAGTGAGATGCAAAAGCTGGATAACTCCTACCGCAATATCATGATTGCTGGCGGTGGTAACATCGGCTTAGGCCTCGCTAAACGCCTCGAACGCACCCACTCAGTCAAGCTGATTGAGCATAAGTTTGAACGCGCCGAAACGCTCTCTGAACAGCTTGAAAACACTACAGTATTTTGTGGTGACGCCTCAGATCAAGAGTTGCTGCTCGAAGAACATATCGACCAAACTGACGTGTTTATTGCCGTCACCAACGACGATGAAGCCAACATCATGTCCGCCCTACTCGCTAAACGCATGGGGGCGAAAAAGGTGATGGTGCTGATCCAGCGCGAAGCCTATGTAGATATTGTGCAGGAAGCGAATATCGATATCGCGATTTCACCCCAGCAGGCGACGATTTCAGCCTTACTGACCCACATCCGCCAAGGCGATATCTGTAACGTGTATTCCTTACGCCGCGGCGCCGCCGAAGCGATTGAAGCCATTGCCCATGGCGACTCCAGCACCTCCAAGGTTGTTGGCAAGGCGATTGGCGATATCAAGCTGCCGCCGGGAACCACCATTGGCGCCATAGTGCGTAACGAAGAAGTGCTGATGGCCCACGACAAGACAGTGATAGAACAAGGGGATCACGTGATTCTGTTCCTCGTGAACAAAAAGTTTGTCGGCGAAGTCGAGAAACTGTTCCAACCTAGCGCCTTCTTCTTCTAAGTCATCATCTTATGCTGAACTTTAGACCGCTATTGTTTATTTTGGGGCTGTTTCTGTCGATGTTAACAGCCTTTATGTTAGCGCCCCTGCTCCTTGCCGTGTTCAACGGTGAGGAAACCGTGGGCGCTTTCATGCTGTCGGCTTTAGTCACTGGGATTTGCGCCAGCCTCTGTTTGCATAACGGCCAGAGCAAAACCATTAACCTCAATATTCGCGATATGTTTCTGCTCACCAGCCTCACTTGGCTGATCGTGAGCCTGTTTGCCGCAATGCCTTTTACCTTGTACCACGGCATTGGCTATACAGACGCCTTCTTCGAGACCATGTCCGGCATTACCACTACAGGTTCAACCGTGCTCTCGGGCTTAGATACTATGGACCACAGTATCTTAATCTGGCGCTCGTTGTTGCAATGGCTAGGCGGTATTGGCTTTATCGTGATGGCGGTAGCGATTCTGCCCTTCTTAAACGTCGGTGGTATGCGGCTGTTCCGCACCGAGTCATCGGATTGAGCGATAAGGCGGTGCCGCGCACCCAAAGCATGGCTAAGCATCTATTTTTTATCTATATCTTGCTGACCGTGATGTGCTGCGTTGCCTACCATCTTGCAGGCATGACTTGGTTTCAAGCCATTAACCATGCGATGACCACACTGTCGACGGGCGGCTATTCGACCTCAGATAACTCGATGGCGGCGTTTTCGAATTCGGCCCATTGGGTTGGCGTTGTGTTTATGGCGGCGGGTGGCTTACCCCTGCTGATGTTTGTGCAGATGATCCAGCAGCGAGACTTTACCGTCTGGAACGATGCTCAAGTCAAAGGCTTCTTGTTTTTCCTCACTTTTGTGTCTTGTTTTATTGGCTTCTGGCTGTGGCAAACGCGGGATATCGCCCTTATCGACGCGCTGCGCCTCTCAAGCTTTAACGTGGTTTCCGTGGTCACCACCACAGGTTATGGTTTAACCGACTACGGCGCCTGGGGCGCGTTTGCGAATATCGCGTTTTTATTCTTAATGTTTGTCGGCAGCTGCTCGGGCTCCACCTCTGGCGGGATTAAAATCTTCCGCTTCCAAATTGCCGGCGCCATTATGCGCGAGCAGTTAAAGCAGCAATGCCATCCCAATGGCATCTTCCGGGAGCGCTATAACAACCGTCTGATCAGTGAAGATATTGTGCGCTCACTGATCACCTTTGTGCTGCTGTTTATGTTTGTGATTGTTGGACTTTCGGTGATTCTGGTGCTGACGGGGCTAGACCCTATGACCAGCTTTACCGGCGCAATAACCGCAGTCACCAACGTTGGCCCAGGGCTTGGCCCCATCATTGGTCCTGCGGGTAACTTCTCGACGCTGCCCGATTTGGCTAAATGGGCGCTTTCTTTGGGTATGTTGCTCGGCCGTTTAGAGATTTTAACCGTGGCTGTACTGTTCCATCCCAGTTTTTGGAAATACTAGTCGTATAGTCAAAAACTAAAAATGCGCTCACAGAGCGCATTTTTATTAGGCGGGTTCAGCAACCTCGGCCAAGGTTAGCAGATGGTCGGCATAGACCTTCACATCTTCCCAGTCGGTATAATCGATCACGGCCTTAGGATCCGTTGGACCTTTGGTGATTTTCATAATCAACTGGATCATCAGTCTGTCGTACCAGGGCCACGAGGGTAATCCACCTTACCGGCGATAATCTTCAAATCGGCGGGAGTCCAAGGTGATAACGCAATGAATTTTTGCAGGTATTTGTTGTTCTCTGGGATGCGTTTCTCTGGGTTACGCGCCACCACGTTGACGCAGAAGAAACTGTTTGGCAACGCACTTAAAGCCGGGGCATGTTGCTCTATAAACTGAAATACACTCTTATCGTAGGTGCCATAGAGTACACAAGCCCCTAGCGCCACCAGTTGATAATCGGGCCAGTGAATCTTGGTTGCCGCCGCACTATTAATATCCACCAAGTCCACCTTGGCGCCACGCAGCGTGAGTTGTTGCGCAATCGCATTCGCTATCTTGGCCGTATGGCCACCACGGGTAAAATAAAGCACCAGAATGCGTGTCATGGGGTATTCCCGTTCAGTTAAAGTATGTCACCATTGTGGCAATCATTGGTTAAATAAACCCCTGATAGGATCACAAATCAGCGTTGTCTCATATTCTGAAATGCAAAAATTGAGATCTGAATTGCCGAGCAGTATGATTGCGTATAGAAATATGTTCAATTAGAATTATCTAATCAAAAGCGATAAAGTGAGTACCTTATGCAAAATGATATTGATGTAAATGCAATGGTAACTAATGCGGAAAGTGCGGCTAAATGGCTCAAAGCCATAGCGAATCCTTATCGCTTAATGATTTTGTGCCTATTGCTGGATAAAGAGCTGAGCGTAACCGAGCTGAATGCAACTGTGCCCTTGAGCCAGTCGGCGCTATCACAGCATTTGGCGGTGTTGCGGGCCGAAGACTTAGTAGATACCCGTAAGAGCTCGCAGATTGTGTATTACAAGCTTAAGAATGAGCAAGTCACCCAAGTGATTTCGATTCTCCACAGCCGTTACTGCGCCGTATAAATAATGTCAGGCGGTAACAATAAAGCCCTAGCAAAAACTAGGGCTTTATCATTTTTACAGCTTGCTAAAGTGTGTCCCAAAGGCTTCGACTTTACCCCAGTCGGTAAACTCGAAGGTGCCCTTCAGATCGGTCGGTCCCTTTGTCATCCACATGATGAAACGGATCATAGTGCGGTCGAATAAGCCGTATTTAGGGTAATCAATCTTGCCCGCAAACACCGCCAATTGTTGTGGCTGCCACAGGGATAATTTGAGGAACTTTTGCATGTAAGGATTGGTTTCTGGCGTGTTCTTTAATGGCTTGCGCGCCACCACATTCACGGTAAAGAAGCCGTTGATTTTACTGTCCAGCACAGCATGATTGCGATTCACAAACTGGTAAAGATCGGGCCTATGTTTGCCATAACGAATGCTCGCACCAATCAACACTTTATCGAAATCAGCAAGGCTTAAGGCTTCGGCTTGTTCTAAGGTCACTAAAGACACCTGCTCACCCGCTTGTTCGGCAAGCGTTTTGATTTTGCGGCAGATTTCCAGTGTTTGGCCATCAATTGTCGAATAGATGATTAGTGTCTGCATGTTAATCCCTCCAGAAAGTTGGCGTGAACAAAATCAGCAAGGTAAAGACTTCGAGGCGACCAAATAACATGGCTACCACCAGCACCCATTTAGCACCATCACCAATACTGGCGTAGTTACTCGCTACTTCCCCAAGACCCGGACCGAGGTTATTTAAGCAGGCCGCCGTGGCACTAAAGGCGGTAATATCATCCAGCCCCATAGCCATCAGCGCTAACATACACAGCACGAAGACTAAGGCATAGGCGGAGAAAAATCCCCACACGGCATCGACAACCCGGTCAGGTAATGCCTTGGAGCCGATACGAATCGAGAACATCGCCTTAGGGTGAACGAGGCGTTTAAGTTCGCGCGAACCTTGCAACAGCAGCAGGATAACCCGGATCACCTTAATCCCGCCCGCAGTTGAACCACCACAACCACCGATAAAGCTTGAGAAAATCAACAGAATCGGCAGGAACAGCGGCCACATATGGAAGCTTTCGGTACCAAAGCCTGCGGTTGTCGCCACCGAAACCGCTTGGAATAAGGCGTGATCTAAGGTTTCTTCTGGCGAGTCATAAATCCCTGAGTGATAAAGGGTTAAGAAACAAATCGCCGTTAGCACCAACTGAATCGCCACCAGCATCTTGAACTCGGTATCTCGAAAATAGACTCTAAAATTGATCCCACGACGCGAAAATGCCGCAAAGTGCACGCTAAAGTTCACCGCCGAGACAATCAAAAAGAACACGCAAATCAGGTTGATCACTGAGCTATCGAAGTATCCCATACTGGCATCGTGGGTCGAAAAGCCTCCGATGGCGATGGTCGAAAACGAGTGACACACGGCATCGAAAACGCTCATTCCCGCGAGCCAATAAGCGCCCGCACAGGCAATGGTTAGCAATAGATAGATGTACCATAACGCCTTGGCCGTTTCGGCAATCCTTGGCGTCATCTTACTGTCCTTCACAGGCCCCGGGATCTCGGCGCGATACAGCTGCATGCCGCCAACGCCCAGCACAGGCAGAATCGCCACGGCTAAAACGATGATCCCCATACCACCGAGCCATTGCAGCATATGTCGATAAAACAGAATGGCCTTAGGCAAGGAGTCCAGCCCGACAATGACTGTGGCTCCAGTGGTGGTCAGTGCAGAGAATGATTCGAAAAAACTGTCGGTCCAGCTGAGATCGGGCTGGCTTGAGAA comes from the Shewanella seohaensis genome and includes:
- a CDS encoding L-threonylcarbamoyladenylate synthase, with amino-acid sequence MLQLHPSEIKDIVLNGGVIAYPTEAVYGLGCDPDNDTAIQKLLAVKQRPWQKGLILVASEFSQLVDYVDESQLSAEQLEFAFSKWPGPFTFVMPIKPHVSRYLCGEFDSIAVRVSAHEGVRALCQALGKPLVSTSANLAGEDPALSCDEILNAFEGKIDALVLGSLGEQRQPSTIIDARSGKILRNGQ
- a CDS encoding DNA topoisomerase family protein, with product MSKIDEQLFSAHEHALEKEFELCPECGSELSVKHSKHGSFIGCNNYPTCQYTRPLVQHESIETQVIEGSKCPACGHELAVKSGRFGIFIGCTQYPSCTHIERPDQESDKPEVACPECKTGKLEHRTSRFGKSFYACSAYPKCKFIVNYPPVAETCPSCGFGILVERKGAAGMRLECPQKSCKYKRAL
- a CDS encoding DUF494 family protein, whose amino-acid sequence is MFDILMYLFENYVHSEVELLVDEDELTKELTRAGFHQSEILKALTWLERLAELQEGDKPYLCNHDQHSFRIYTKEEMEKLDVECRGFLLFLEQVKVLNVETREMVIDRVMELDEPALILEDLKWVILMVLFNAPGHESAYEQMEDLIFEQPEEGRLHS
- the dprA gene encoding DNA-processing protein DprA yields the protein MSDNLLHSLVIDYQRVDVALEWQQQSELHHLVCFTDPLYPPLLKQLPDPPSVLFIKGCVEALLFPSLAIVGSRNASPGGLQVAYQLAREMSALGFSICSGMAMGIDGAAHIACVDHGGRTLAVLGTGIDIIYPRRHKQLYEDIQHQGCIISEFWPDIGPFAGNFPKRNRIISGLSLGTLVVEACRKSGSLITARLAMEQGREVFAVPGSILGGFHQGCHDLLRDGAKLVESAADIVEELVSMTAFHLEEVNTRHHIQQGEICDLPFSSLLASVGYETTTIDAVVEHSGKTIDLVLEQMLELELQGWVVAVPGGYVRVKRS
- a CDS encoding LysM peptidoglycan-binding domain-containing protein, which gives rise to MDRTMKRLILLALMTFNCTLVSADTLTLKAGHPESYVVKKGDTLWDISATFLNDPWKWPRLWDVNPQIANPHLIYPGDQLTLVFIDGQPRLVRNGANEGKPHIRKTPEGRVIAKSNAVPAVDLALIQNYLVQNRVVDADWFAQQPMVLAGESPSRHHVVGDVIYIDSELPLNQKLGMYERGRDFFNKQTGEALGQEAILASTGQVIESGKVSKVKILSNYRETKAGFRVLPMEDEALMSAYFTPKPAELKTPATVLAIESTMREAGKLNVVYLDKGTQDGVEPGEVFSIYRDGEEIVINNDGQPVPAAERTAYDNVVASLSSDRAIKMPDIYHGKLLVFKVFDKASLGLIVSTERSVRVDDKLIAPDSLAFRGE
- the def gene encoding peptide deformylase, producing the protein MALLKVLRFPDERLRTQATPVTEFTAELQTQIDDMFETMYQEKGIGLAATQVDYHKQLIVMDLQDEVDRPKVFINPEIIASSGDFCNEEGCLSVPGIYAKVDRAEFVTVKALDRHGNEFTVEADELFAICIQHEMDHLKGKLFVDYLSPLKRQRIKQKLEKAARQDAK
- the rsmB gene encoding 16S rRNA (cytosine(967)-C(5))-methyltransferase RsmB, whose translation is MNLRALAAKAIFEVLEKGVSLSVALPEQQKHLASGKDKALLAELCYGVMRTLPQIEKRVAECLAKPLKGKQRIIHQLLIVGCYQLYFTRIPSHAAISETAEACRQLKFEGMVKVVNGVLRNIQRQLTPLSTESETLSYNTPGWLIKRLKAAYPDNWQEIIQQSHERPPMWLRNNRLSQSRDEYLAALSELEIEASAGLSDDAILLAHPKDVATLPRFHEGAASVQDGAAQWAATLLAPQANELILDACAAPGGKSCHLLELEPSIQLVAVDFDAKRLERVQQNLDRLSLKAEVIHGDAANIDSWWQGEQFDRILLDAPCSATGVIRRHPDIKWLRKNHDIEELAELQRQILDHCWKWLKPGGTLLYATCSILPQENRDQISAFLARTADAKLDTLAQQASSQDIGWQITPGQHNMDGFYYARLLKATH
- the trkA gene encoding Trk system potassium transporter TrkA, with product MKIIILGAGQVGGTLAENLVGENNDITIVDSDKSRLRALQDKYDLRVVAGHGAHPDVLKEAGAEDADMLIAVTNSDECNMVACQMAYSLFGTPTKIARIRSEPYLAMRDKLFIDSETKNSEGRPRGGFVIDELIAPEQLVTAYIQRLVEYPGALQVLEFAEGRLSLVAVRAYYGGPLVGNALAALREHMPNIDTRVAAIFRQGRPIMPRGTTIIEADDEVFFVADSRHIRAVMSEMQKLDNSYRNIMIAGGGNIGLGLAKRLERTHSVKLIEHKFERAETLSEQLENTTVFCGDASDQELLLEEHIDQTDVFIAVTNDDEANIMSALLAKRMGAKKVMVLIQREAYVDIVQEANIDIAISPQQATISALLTHIRQGDICNVYSLRRGAAEAIEAIAHGDSSTSKVVGKAIGDIKLPPGTTIGAIVRNEEVLMAHDKTVIEQGDHVILFLVNKKFVGEVEKLFQPSAFFF
- a CDS encoding ArsR/SmtB family transcription factor codes for the protein MQNDIDVNAMVTNAESAAKWLKAIANPYRLMILCLLLDKELSVTELNATVPLSQSALSQHLAVLRAEDLVDTRKSSQIVYYKLKNEQVTQVISILHSRYCAV
- the hemG gene encoding menaquinone-dependent protoporphyrinogen IX dehydrogenase — translated: MQTLIIYSTIDGQTLEICRKIKTLAEQAGEQVSLVTLEQAEALSLADFDKVLIGASIRYGKHRPDLYQFVNRNHAVLDSKINGFFTVNVVARKPLKNTPETNPYMQKFLKLSLWQPQQLAVFAGKIDYPKYGLFDRTMIRFIMWMTKGPTDLKGTFEFTDWGKVEAFGTHFSKL